The Plantactinospora sp. KBS50 sequence AAGCTCTGCTGGTACGGGTGCGGCGTCTGGAGGATCTTGATGGTCGCCCCCTTCGCCTTCTTCCAGTCGAAGGCGCCGGTGACCGCGTTGGCGCCGTTCTCCGCGTCCGGCGCGGTCCCGCCGGTGCCGACTCCGCACGCGGCCAGCGCCGGAGCCGAGGTGATACCGGCCGCGGCGAGACCGAGGCCCTTCAGGACGTTGCGCCGGCTCCAGGCCGGACCGGAGGCGGGTGGACGACTCATGAGCGTTCCTCCTCGAAGGTCACCGACGCGCGGCCGGGACGGGAGTGTGGGGGTGTGGGGGTGTGGGTGGGCGAGGGGGAGGGCCGGCCACGCCCGCCGGCAGCGTCCGGGCGATGTCTGGCGGTCCCACTCGGACGTTCAGCCCTCCTCGCCCGGTGGCTGCTGCTTCGAAATGTTCGTGCAACACTAGAAGCTCCGTGGACACTTGTCCAGAACTAATGTTCTGCCGTACGGTTGCTCAGCACATTCGGCGCTCGACCGCGATCAGGGGGGAGAATTCACGCCATGGCGTCCGCGAATGTCCCCCCTTCCCGATTCCCGGTACACCAGTTGGTGCTGGCCTCTCGGCTGTACTACCTGGACGACCTCACCCAGGCGGAGATCGCCGCCCGGCTCGGCGTCAGCCGCGCCAGCGTCAGTCGGCTGTTGTCCGAGGCGCGCCGGCAGGGGATCGTCAAGATCGAGATTTCCTCGCCCACCCTTGCGGACACGGCGGAACTTGCCCGCGCCACCGCTCAGTCGCTGGGCCTGACCGCCGTACACCTGACGGAGCCGGCCGACAACGGGCTGGTCGCCGCCGCCAACATCGGACCGGCCCTCAGCGACGCGCTCACGGCCGCGAACCTCGGCCCGGGCGACGTCCTGCTCACCGCGAGCGGCCGGATGGTGTACGAGTCGTCCCGGGCGCCGCTGCCCCGGCTGCCCGGCATCGTCATCGCGCCAATGCTCGGCGGCCGGGACGAGCCCGACGCCTGGTACCAACCGAACGAGATCGCCCGCAACTTCTGCGAGCGGACCGGTGGACGTCCGGCGTTCCTGTACGCGCCGGCGCTTCCCGGCCCCGACCTGTATCCGATGCTCCGCAGTGAGCCCTCGATCTGCCGCGTCCTGGACCTTTGGGCTACGGCCAGTTGCGCGGTGATCGGCGTGGGAGCACCGCCGCTGAGCCGCTCGTCGCTCCCGTCCTTCGTCCCCGCCGACGCGGTATCGCTGCGGGAGGCCGTCGGCGATGTCGTCTCGCGGTTCTACGACGGCAGGGGTCGGGAGGTGGCCTTCCCCGGTAGCGAACGCCTGCTGTCCACGCCGTTGGCGACGCTTCGTGAGATTCCGGTGGTCATCGCGGTCGGAGCCGGACGGGAGAAGGTCAACTCCATCCTGGTCGGCGCCCGCGCCGGATACTTCGACCGCCTGGTGACCGACGTCGAAACAGCGGAGTTGCTGCTGTCGGCCGCCGCCGGAGCCCCGGACCCGACCGCCCCCGACCCGACCGCTCCGGACCCGACCGCCCCCGACCCGACCGCCCACGGCCCGATTGCTCCCGGCCACGACGGCGAGCGCCGGTCGACGAACCGCTCACGAACGCCCAGCTGAAAGCCCCACAAGCGCGGACCGTCGGAGGAGACCGAATCATGCGTTGCGTAACCATCCATGCCCCCGGCGACATCCGGGTCGGCGAGATGCCGGACCCGGTGCCCGGCCCGGGCGAGAGCCTCGTGCAGATCACCAGCGTGGGGCTGTGTGGATCCGATCTCCACTGGTTCACCGAGGGCGCCATCGGCGACGCCGTGCTGACCAAGCCGCTCGTGCTCGGCCACGAGATCGCGGGCATCGCCGTCACGGGCCCCCTGGCCGGCCGCAGCGTCGGCCTCGACCCGGCGCAACCGTGCCACGACTGCCGCGAATGCCGCACCGGGCTGGAACACCTCTGTACCCGGATGTCGTTCGCGGGCCACGGGCGCACCGACGGCGGCCTCCGCGAGCTGATGGCCTGGCCCGATCGGCAGATCCACGAGCTGCCCGACGGCTACGACCCCTCCTGCGGCACCCTCCTGGAACCGCTCGGCGTCGCCGTCCACTCCGCCGACCTCGCCCACCTGCGGCACGGGTGGAAGGTCGCGGTGGTGGGATGCGGCCCGATCGGCCTGATGCTGATCGAGCTTGCCGCGATGGCCGGTTGTGACGTGCTGGCCGTCGAGCCGCTCAGCCACCGCCGGGCGGCCGCCCGACGGGCCGGTGCCAGCGTCGCGGTGGCGCCGGAGGAGGTCACCCCCAAGTCGGTACTCGACGGCGGATACGACGTCGCTTTCGAGGTCAGCGGGGCCGACGACGGGCTCGAACGAGCCGGCGTACTCGTCCGGCCCGGCGCCCGGATCGTCCTCGTCGGCATCCCGGACGAGGACTCCACAACCTTTCAGGCGTCGTTGCTGCGTCGCAAGGGGCTCACCCTGGCCTGCGCCCGACGCATGACCGAAAGTGCCTA is a genomic window containing:
- a CDS encoding sugar-binding transcriptional regulator, which codes for MLASRLYYLDDLTQAEIAARLGVSRASVSRLLSEARRQGIVKIEISSPTLADTAELARATAQSLGLTAVHLTEPADNGLVAAANIGPALSDALTAANLGPGDVLLTASGRMVYESSRAPLPRLPGIVIAPMLGGRDEPDAWYQPNEIARNFCERTGGRPAFLYAPALPGPDLYPMLRSEPSICRVLDLWATASCAVIGVGAPPLSRSSLPSFVPADAVSLREAVGDVVSRFYDGRGREVAFPGSERLLSTPLATLREIPVVIAVGAGREKVNSILVGARAGYFDRLVTDVETAELLLSAAAGAPDPTAPDPTAPDPTAPDPTAHGPIAPGHDGERRSTNRSRTPS
- a CDS encoding zinc-binding dehydrogenase, translating into MRCVTIHAPGDIRVGEMPDPVPGPGESLVQITSVGLCGSDLHWFTEGAIGDAVLTKPLVLGHEIAGIAVTGPLAGRSVGLDPAQPCHDCRECRTGLEHLCTRMSFAGHGRTDGGLRELMAWPDRQIHELPDGYDPSCGTLLEPLGVAVHSADLAHLRHGWKVAVVGCGPIGLMLIELAAMAGCDVLAVEPLSHRRAAARRAGASVAVAPEEVTPKSVLDGGYDVAFEVSGADDGLERAGVLVRPGARIVLVGIPDEDSTTFQASLLRRKGLTLACARRMTESAYARAIDLGSRTAVDLPWLVSQRYPLADAAKAFEAAAGRGGLKVVIDVAAS